One window of the Pseudomonadota bacterium genome contains the following:
- a CDS encoding HU family DNA-binding protein, which translates to MAKKPAKSAKKVVKKVAKKMAKPAKKIVMKASKAAKAGPVSPSKARISTKPRNTSTLSYTQTEFVENIRAFCGLGKRSEARQIVEDIALFVMDSLKRGYKIPLMGLGKLYVRESKARMGRNPATGETISIPKRKRVRFTAAKALKERVL; encoded by the coding sequence ATGGCAAAAAAGCCAGCGAAGAGCGCAAAGAAAGTTGTTAAGAAAGTGGCAAAGAAGATGGCTAAGCCTGCTAAGAAGATCGTTATGAAGGCAAGCAAGGCAGCTAAGGCTGGTCCTGTTTCACCTTCTAAGGCTCGCATTTCGACTAAGCCACGCAATACCTCAACACTGAGCTACACTCAGACTGAGTTCGTTGAGAATATCCGCGCGTTCTGCGGTCTCGGAAAGCGTTCCGAGGCTCGTCAGATCGTTGAGGATATCGCTCTGTTTGTAATGGATTCCCTTAAGAGGGGTTACAAGATCCCACTTATGGGCCTTGGCAAGTTGTACGTTCGTGAGTCAAAGGCTCGCATGGGACGTAACCCAGCTACAGGCGAGACGATCTCGATCCCAAAGAGAAAGAGGGTGAGATTCACTGCTGCTAAGGCACTGAAGGAGAGGGTTCTCTAA
- a CDS encoding metal-sulfur cluster assembly factor, giving the protein MNTESAATEPTREAIIEALKTVEDPELFIDIWFLGLIYGIGIDQGQVVIDMTFTSPMCPAGPQLKGDVISKVGAIPGVREVVVNITFSPPWEPSEEVKGLLGMM; this is encoded by the coding sequence ATGAATACAGAGAGCGCTGCAACAGAACCAACACGAGAAGCGATCATTGAAGCCCTTAAGACGGTTGAGGATCCGGAGCTATTTATCGATATTTGGTTTCTTGGACTGATATATGGAATCGGCATTGATCAGGGCCAGGTTGTTATAGACATGACCTTTACCTCGCCGATGTGCCCGGCTGGTCCACAGCTTAAGGGCGATGTGATAAGCAAGGTTGGAGCCATTCCTGGTGTGCGTGAGGTTGTGGTGAACATCACCTTTAGCCCACCCTGGGAGCCCTCAGAGGAGGTCAAGGGCTTGCTTGGAATGATGTAA
- a CDS encoding acyl-CoA dehydrogenase family protein, with the protein MQLSLDQQEFRDLVRRFFAEHISSEYLRSRIAAKQRSDAGLLLTMKQLGLEEGFGGDGAPFSVVELALLASESGRALMPEPIAERLLCQALLARLMPPGERAEYRSKLAGGVAAIAAQECCNLSYDATHHTVSGSITWAFGGEGASRALAFLPVDGVLRAALFDLGSPRVVTKPITSLDLATALSAFELKQVDCYLCSAESSELLQNLLEVLKAAEIFGVCERVIEFTCEYVKTREQFGVPVGGFQAIQHKLADIYAATESLGAMVRFAAWSVERSPEQRQLTARVAISQAADLGPLVCEVAMQCHGGIGFTWEYDLHLFLRRAKTVQLAFPNNEARSDELLKVAARV; encoded by the coding sequence GTGCAGCTTTCACTCGACCAACAGGAATTTAGGGACCTTGTTCGGCGTTTCTTCGCCGAGCATATTTCATCAGAGTATCTCCGTAGCCGTATCGCTGCTAAGCAGCGCAGCGATGCGGGTTTGCTTCTAACCATGAAGCAACTAGGGCTTGAGGAGGGCTTTGGCGGAGATGGTGCGCCGTTCTCGGTAGTTGAGCTTGCGCTACTTGCAAGTGAATCCGGTCGGGCGCTTATGCCGGAACCGATAGCTGAAAGATTGTTATGCCAAGCGCTCCTTGCGCGTCTTATGCCGCCGGGTGAGCGCGCTGAGTATCGTTCAAAGTTGGCGGGTGGGGTAGCTGCCATAGCTGCCCAGGAATGTTGTAATCTTAGCTACGATGCCACACACCACACCGTTTCGGGCTCTATTACCTGGGCATTTGGGGGTGAGGGGGCGAGTCGAGCACTGGCGTTTCTCCCTGTAGATGGGGTGCTACGGGCTGCACTCTTCGATCTGGGCTCTCCTCGGGTAGTTACTAAGCCGATTACGTCGTTAGATCTAGCAACAGCGCTTAGCGCCTTTGAGCTAAAGCAGGTCGATTGCTACCTCTGCTCGGCTGAGAGCTCAGAGCTCCTTCAAAATCTCCTTGAGGTACTCAAGGCGGCCGAGATCTTCGGTGTATGTGAGCGTGTAATCGAGTTTACCTGTGAGTACGTAAAGACACGCGAGCAGTTCGGGGTGCCTGTTGGTGGATTTCAGGCCATTCAGCATAAATTAGCTGATATCTATGCCGCTACTGAATCGCTAGGGGCAATGGTGCGCTTTGCGGCTTGGAGCGTTGAGCGCTCACCGGAACAGCGTCAGTTAACGGCGCGCGTAGCTATCTCACAGGCGGCGGATCTTGGGCCGCTAGTATGTGAGGTTGCGATGCAGTGTCACGGCGGGATCGGATTTACATGGGAGTACGATCTACACCTATTTCTTAGGCGTGCTAAAACCGTCCAATTGGCCTTTCCTAATAACGAGGCTAGAAGTGATGAGCTGCTAAAGGTAGCGGCGCGCGTATAA
- a CDS encoding SIS domain-containing protein encodes MNNTISTISEILDASAKLKTSLAQDPSFLSSVSAAYKIMAETVSRGGTIYACGNGGSTCDAMHLCEELVARYKRNRPGIKAMHFMDPSVLTCWGNDVGFDDAFARYAETFCTEKDVVIGISTSGNSRNVTTALTAAKARGSSVIGLLGRDGGVIAPLCNAAIIVPSQATERIQEAHITVIHIWCELLETLALELP; translated from the coding sequence ATGAACAATACCATCTCAACTATCTCGGAAATTCTTGACGCATCAGCCAAGCTAAAAACTAGCCTAGCCCAAGACCCCTCCTTTCTCTCCTCAGTTTCCGCGGCATACAAAATCATGGCGGAGACCGTTAGCCGAGGAGGCACCATATACGCCTGTGGCAACGGGGGGTCTACGTGCGACGCCATGCATCTGTGTGAGGAGCTGGTCGCTCGCTATAAGCGCAATCGCCCGGGTATTAAAGCGATGCACTTTATGGACCCCTCAGTTCTTACCTGTTGGGGCAACGATGTTGGCTTTGATGATGCTTTTGCTCGCTACGCCGAGACCTTCTGCACAGAGAAAGATGTCGTGATAGGAATCTCAACCTCCGGTAACTCAAGGAACGTTACTACAGCGCTAACCGCAGCAAAGGCTCGTGGCTCGAGCGTAATCGGACTGCTTGGCAGAGATGGCGGAGTGATAGCTCCGCTGTGCAACGCCGCTATTATTGTGCCCTCACAGGCCACGGAGCGCATCCAGGAGGCCCATATCACCGTGATCCATATCTGGTGCGAGCTTTTAGAAACCTTGGCGCTAGAGCTCCCCTAA